The genome window TGATGATGGGGGGGGGGTGAAGCAGCACCTCACCTGAGCTGTGAGAGgtgatgatgggggggggggggggggggggtgaagcaGCACCTCACCTGAGCTGTGAGAGGTGATGATGATGTGTGGGGGGGGTCTCACCTGAGCTGAGGGGGGTGCGTCTGGCCCGCAGCATGCGGTAGCTGCCCACCTCCAGAGACTGTGTGAGGTCCAGGTCATGGAGGATCAGCAGGTAACCCGATGACGTGGAGATCAACATCTTGGAGCAGTCTGGAGTCAGACGCATCCTCATCAGGTAGCGCGTGTGGAAGAACTTCTTGTGGGGGCAGCCATCCTCTGTAAACCtacaggtagaggagagaagaagagtcaGCCATCCTCTGTAAACCtacaggtagaggagagaagaagagtcaGCCACCCTCTGTAAACCtacaggtagaggagagaagaagagtcaGCCACCCTCTGTAAACCTACAGGTAGAGGAGCGAAGAAGAGTCAGCCACCCTCTGTAAACCTACAGGTAGAGGAGCGAAGAAGAGTCAGCCACCCTCTGTAAACCTACAGGTAGAGGAGCGAAGAAGAGTCAGCCACCCTCTGTAAACCTACAGGTAGAGGAGCGAAGAAGAGTCAGCCACCCTCTGTAAACCtacaggtagaggagagaagaagagtcaGCCACCCTCTGTAAACCtacaggtagaggagagaagaagagtcaGCCACCCTCTGTAAACCtacaggtagaggagagaagaagagtcaGCCACCCTCTGTAAACCtacaggtagaggagagaagaagagtcaGCCACCCTCTGTAAACCtacaggtagaggagagaagaagagtcaGCCACCCTCTGTAAACCtacaggtagaggagagaagaagagtcaGCCACCCTCTGTAAACCtacaggtagaggagagaagaagagtcaGCCACCCTCTGTAAACCtacaggtagaggagagaagaagagtcaGCCATCCTCTGTAAACCtacaggtagaggagagaagaagagtcaGCCACCCTCTGTAAACCtacaggtagaggagagaagaagagtcaggggctgcatcctaaatggcacccaccgtattccctaaatagtgcactccttttgaccagaaaCCTATGGTAGTACACTATATTGAGAATagcatgccatttgggacacaacctcaGGCTGTCAGTTGTGCAAACACCGGCCCATCCCCGATAGCACCGGCCTATCACCGATAACACCGGCCCATCCCCGATAGCACCGGCCTATCACCGATAACACCGGCCCATCCCCGATAGCACCGGCCTATCACCGATAACACCGGCCCATCCCCGATAGCACCGGCCTATCACCGATAGCACCGGCCTATCACCGATAACACTGACAGATAACACAGAGCTCAACGAAGACAGAATACAATCTCATTGTGTTATTCTTAGTATTTCTAAAACAGAAACAGTAGAATCAAAACAGTATTATGAAAGTTAACTTACTAATTAAACATGCTGtagtggaaacacacacacacacacacacacacacacacacacacacacacacacacacacacacacacacacacacacacacacacacacacacacacacacacacacacacacacacacacacacacacacacacacacacacacacacacacacacacacccctacctgTTGGTGTCCCAGGTGATGACGTTGCCGTCAAAGCCAGAGGTGACAAGGAGTCGTGTGTTGGTGTCATACTCGATGTTCTTGACCCAGCTGGCGTGACCGTGCAGAGAGCACACCTTAGAGTTGAGCTTCCTCAGGTCCCACAGAGCTATGGTGGTGTCATCCGAGCACGTGGCAAACAGCCGGTTGTCCAGAAACCTGTGAAGAGAAGAGCAGAACGTACATTATAATAACAAGAGCGTACGTAGGTGATTCCTTGCCTCCTAATTCCTTGCCTCCTTCTCAACcgtattggaggagaaggtccagGGTCCCTCCCCTCAGACCTTATCGTCTAATGTGTTTTGAAACAGACGCAAAGGAGAAAGGAATCAAGCTTGGATTCATTGAGATAAGACATGTAGACCAAGTTAACAAACTGATcacttcgaatcccaccgtaccttctccgctgtgcaatctggtttcagagctggtcatgggtgcacctcagccacgctaaACGATATCataggtcctaaacgatatcataaccgccatcgctAAACGACAGTattgtgcagctgtattcatcgacctggccaaggctttcgactctgtcaatcaccatattcttatcggcagactcaacagccttggtttctcaaatgactgcctcgcctggttcaccaactacttctctgatagagttcagtgtgttaaatcggagggcctgttgtccggtcctctggcagtctctatggtggtgccacagggttaaattctcgggttgactcttttctctgtatatatcaccgatgtcgctcttgctgcgggtgattccttgatccacctctacgcagacaccattctgtatacttctggcccttctttggacactgtggtaacaaacctccaaacgagcttcaatgccatacaactctccttccgtggcctccaactgctcttaaatgcaagtaaaactaaatgcatgctcttcaaccgatcgctgcccgcacccgcccgtccACTAGCATCGCTACCCTGGACAGTTCtaacctagaatatgtggacaactacaaatacctaggtgtctggttagactgtaaactctccttccagactcacattaagcatctccaatccaaaatgaaatctagaatcggcttcctatatcgcaacaaagcatccttcactcatgctgccaaacataccctcgtaaaactgaccatcctaccgatcctcgacttcggtgatgtcatctataaaatagccgccaacactctactcagcaaattggatgcagtctatcacagtgccatccgttttgtcaccaaagccccatatactacccaccactgcgacctgtatgttctcgttggttggccctcgcttcatactcgtcgtcaaacccactggctacaggtcatctacaagtctctgctaggtaaagctccgccttatctcagctcactggtcaccatagcagcacccacacgtagcacgtgctccatcaggtatatctcactggtcacccccaaagccaattcctcctttggccgcctttccttccagttctctgctggaAGGTCTTGCTAACTAGTAGACAAGGGCTTGCTAACTAGTAGACAAGGGCTTGCTAACTAGTAGACAAGGGCTTGCTAACTAGTAGACAAGGGCTTGCTAACTAGTAGACAAGGGCTTGATAACTAactagttgacaagttgaatgtGGTGTGATAACTCTGGAAGAGTTGAAACAGATGGAACGTTTGGGTGTACCTGAGGAAAGGTTTGAGAAAGGCTGGGGTAGAGAACACCCGCCCCAGGAGCGTTAGAGACGTCAGCGATGAGTATGAGGTGCCTCCTTTAAAGGCCCATGAAACTCCCATTAGACAGCGCTGCAAGTGTTATAATGTCAAAAATGTCTGACTTCTGACCTCTGCCTGGCAGTAATGATTGATTGCGGTTGTGCTGAATAGGCACCTTTTTGTATGGTTGTAAATGCTTACTTAGCCATTCTCTGGAAGTACATGTCGGCCATAAATGATCCTCGTTGCTCAGCGAAACTCTATATTTGGTAAATAACTAACATAGTTGGACATAAAGCTTGCAAAGCTGTCTAATGGGAGTTTGAATCTGAGTTTCCCAGGGTGTTTGAGAGGAGACACGTCATACTCATCGTCGACATCTCTAAACGCCCAGATACCGGGGCAGAGAACACGTCTATGGTACCTGATGTTATTGACACAGTCTTCATGGGCCTCCACCAGGGTCTTGATGTGCTTGGAGGAGATGGGATCGAACAGGAGAACCTCTGTCTGCTCACAGGCCACTGTCAGGACAGACCTGGGGAGGGGTGGGATATAAGGTCACAACAACAGGCCCagtctgtattatgtttcatgtggaccccaggaagaggagctgctgcttttgcaacagctaatgtggATCCTAATTCAATACCAAAATACCTCGCCTAGGTCAACTTGTGTAATGTAAAAAGGTCTGTCTGTGGATTGTGACTACTGATCATACAACTTAACTAGCTTTCCTATTACGCAAATATGGATAAAACTTCTGGCTAAAAATTGACAAACACGTAACATCCATTTCCTCCTATCCTTACCCGTCGGGGGAGTATTCCAAATTGAACACTGCGCCATGAGTTTGGGTACTGAGGTTGACCGAGTCTGCAGCCGGACTCATGGAAAAATACAAGTTCGTCATTGTCCTAAAGTTATCCCTAGATGGATCCACGAACAGCCCTCTCCTTATAGTCCTGCTCTGTAGCATGGAGAACAGGCTGTTGGAGCTACTCTCAACCGAACCAGGGCCAGCCATAGAGGTACCCCCCTGCCCCGAGGCGCCTTGTACATTCGGCTGACACCGGGGATTGTCCTCCGCGGCTGCAAAATCCGCCCTGGAGCTTCTCGGGTTAGCACTTCCCTCCTCTCGGCTGCTCTGCGGAGGACGCGTCGGCGTCTTGCCTTCATCGGCGGAGTCATCTGTCTGGGGGTCCTGTTCCTTGTCCGACACCCTGCTGCTGCTAGACCTGTCCTGCGACTCATCCGGGTCCACGCTGTCGCTCTGCTGCTCCGAGCTCATTGTGGCTGTTAGGGCTATCGCCAACGGGTGCCTGTGCAGGCCCCTTGTTTCACAGACAGTGTCTCGGTTCAACAACCAAGTGTGCAACTATTGTATCCCGAATACACCTACCTCTACTCCGTTAAGACAATCGCGCCCCAAAAAACGTGAGTGGAATTTCACGAAACTAGACAGAGACGGAATTGCTATTTGATGTAGCTAACCACACAAAACTGGAGCAAAATAAACCAAGTGCTGTGACGGAGTTCAGCTTCCTTCTCCTTCTTCCGTGGAATTTTA of Salvelinus namaycush isolate Seneca unplaced genomic scaffold, SaNama_1.0 Scaffold2452, whole genome shotgun sequence contains these proteins:
- the wdr32 gene encoding DDB1- and CUL4-associated factor 10 isoform X2; translated protein: MSSEQQSDSVDPDESQDRSSSSRVSDKEQDPQTDDSADEGKTPTRPPQSSREEGSANPRSSRADFAAAEDNPRCQPNVQGASGQGGTSMAGPGSVESSSNSLFSMLQSRTIRRGLFVDPSRDNFRTMTNLYFSMSPAADSVNLSTQTHGAVFNLEYSPDGSVLTVACEQTEVLLFDPISSKHIKTLVEAHEDCVNNIRFLDNRLFATCSDDTTIALWDLRKLNSKVCSLHGHASWVKNIEYDTNTRLLVTSGFDGNVITWDTNRFTEDGCPHKKFFHTRYLMRMRLTPDCSKMLISTSSGYLLILHDLDLTQSLEVGSYRMLRARRTPLSSDGSASASRSSGAPRQGNDSSKIHPHREGLSPRNSLEVLTPEIPGERDRGNCITSLQLHPKGWAALIRCSSNMDDQEWTCVYEFQDGSPTRPPVSPRCSLRLTHYIEEANVGRGYIKELCFSPDGRLICSPYGYGVRLLSFDENCMELSDCLPVQTSCLREVRSIYSHSDVVLTTKFSPTHCQLASGCLSGRVALYQPRF
- the wdr32 gene encoding DDB1- and CUL4-associated factor 10 isoform X1, whose amino-acid sequence is MSSEQQSDSVDPDESQDRSSSSRVSDKEQDPQTDDSADEGKTPTRPPQSSREEGSANPRSSRADFAAAEDNPRCQPNVQGASGQGGTSMAGPGSVESSSNSLFSMLQSRTIRRGLFVDPSRDNFRTMTNLYFSMSPAADSVNLSTQTHGAVFNLEYSPDGSVLTVACEQTEVLLFDPISSKHIKTLVEAHEDCVNNIRFLDNRLFATCSDDTTIALWDLRKLNSKVCSLHGHASWVKNIEYDTNTRLLVTSGFDGNVITWDTNRFTEDGCPHKKFFHTRYLMRMRLTPDCSKMLISTSSGYLLILHDLDLTQSLEVGSYRMLRARRTPLSSDGSASASRSSGAPRQGNDSSKIHPHREGLSPRNSLEVLTPEIPGERDRGNCITSLQLHPKGWAALIRCSSNMDDQEVSHLTPQNPQEWTCVYEFQDGSPTRPPVSPRCSLRLTHYIEEANVGRGYIKELCFSPDGRLICSPYGYGVRLLSFDENCMELSDCLPVQTSCLREVRSIYSHSDVVLTTKFSPTHCQLASGCLSGRVALYQPRF
- the wdr32 gene encoding DDB1- and CUL4-associated factor 10 isoform X3, translating into MSSEQQSDSVDPDESQDRSSSSRVSDKEQDPQTDDSADEGKTPTRPPQSSREEGSANPRSSRADFAAAEDNPRCQPNVQGASGQGGTSMAGPGSVESSSNSLFSMLQSRTIRRGLFVDPSRDNFRTMTNLYFSMSPAADSVNLSTQTHGAVFNLEYSPDGSVLTVACEQTEVLLFDPISSKHIKTLVEAHEDCVNNIRFLDNRLFATCSDDTTIALWDLRKLNSKVCSLHGHASWVKNIEYDTNTRLLVTSGFDGNVITWDTNRFTEDGCPHKKFFHTRYLMRMRLTPDCSKMLISTSSGYLLILHDLDLTQSLEVGSYRMLRARRTPLSSGLSPRNSLEVLTPEIPGERDRGNCITSLQLHPKGWAALIRCSSNMDDQEVSHLTPQNPQEWTCVYEFQDGSPTRPPVSPRCSLRLTHYIEEANVGRGYIKELCFSPDGRLICSPYGYGVRLLSFDENCMELSDCLPVQTSCLREVRSIYSHSDVVLTTKFSPTHCQLASGCLSGRVALYQPRF